The genomic window TTGACAGCCACCCCTCCGAGATGATCTCGTCGGGGCTGATCGGCCGGTCATGCTCCTCGGATTTCGTGGTGGGGGTCAGGATGGGCCGCTCCAGGCGCTCATTTTTCCGCAAGCCGTCCGGCAGGGGATTCCCGCAATAATTGCGGATTCCACGCTGGTAGTGGGTCCAGAGGGAAGTGCTGGTGGTTCCGGTGATATAGCCGCGAACGACAAACTCGATGGGAAACACCCGGCATTTGCTGGCAACGGTGATATTGGGATCGGGGACCTGGATAACGTGGTTGTGGATTATGGCCTTTGTTTGCTGAAACCACCAGGCGCTGGTGAGGTTGAGGGCCTGTCCTTTAAAAGGGATCGCCGCCAGAATGCGGTCGAAAGCACTCTGGCGGTCGGTGGTGACGAGGATAAGCCGGTCTCCCAGGTCATAGGTGTCCCGCACTTTACCCGCTATCCTGGTCCCGATCCCCAGGTCAGTCTCTGTCAGGCAGTTGTCCAGTTCCCCGCGGATCATACCGGTGTAGTCGACACCCTCCTGGCGGAAGGGATATGCAAGCGGACTAATGTTGGCACTCATCATGGCTAAAGGGATGAAATGGGATGCGCGTATTTTCTGTCTTCAAAACTACCTGGAGCATTATTCAAAA from Candidatus Neomarinimicrobiota bacterium includes these protein-coding regions:
- a CDS encoding phosphoribosylaminoimidazolesuccinocarboxamide synthase — translated: MIRGELDNCLTETDLGIGTRIAGKVRDTYDLGDRLILVTTDRQSAFDRILAAIPFKGQALNLTSAWWFQQTKAIIHNHVIQVPDPNITVASKCRVFPIEFVVRGYITGTTSTSLWTHYQRGIRNYCGNPLPDGLRKNERLERPILTPTTKSEEHDRPISPDEIISEGWLSKADWEATRAAALELFSFGQRTARQHGLILVDTKYEFGKDAEGNLLLIDEIHTPDSSRYWIAEGYQERFAEGEEPDNIDKEFLRLWFVEHCDPYHDATLPPAPDELRIELSRRYILLYEMITGEAFPFPEGGQSIQQRIRNNLAAYF